A stretch of the Psychroserpens sp. Hel_I_66 genome encodes the following:
- a CDS encoding SHOCT domain-containing protein codes for MYPRKFYPEAIIFSILFTSLFLFSERYLAGQDMPSEDILEFMFHIPGALPILFFSILYVSISKRGTGEFGLLWYIAGLIFAPLTLFVIGIIGAESNTISKKKAVEKESGINSKVSELKKMHANGVIDDSQYQRNLNKLNDEQSDFNLKQSSKYIDLCKALENDYITQEEFDKKLAELK; via the coding sequence ATGTATCCAAGAAAATTTTATCCAGAGGCAATTATATTTTCAATATTATTTACGAGCTTATTTCTTTTCAGCGAAAGATATCTAGCTGGACAAGATATGCCGAGTGAAGATATATTGGAATTTATGTTTCATATCCCTGGAGCTTTACCTATTCTATTTTTTTCGATACTTTATGTATCTATTTCAAAAAGAGGAACTGGAGAATTTGGACTTCTTTGGTATATAGCTGGTTTAATATTTGCACCATTGACATTATTCGTAATCGGAATAATTGGCGCGGAATCAAACACAATATCAAAAAAGAAAGCAGTAGAAAAAGAGAGTGGAATTAATTCTAAAGTTTCTGAATTGAAAAAAATGCACGCAAACGGAGTAATTGATGATAGTCAATATCAGAGAAATTTGAATAAATTAAATGATGAACAAAGTGACTTTAATTTAAAGCAAAGTTCAAAATATATCGACTTATGTAAAGCATTAGAAAACGACTATATTACGCAAGAGGAGTTCGATAAGAAATTAGCTGAATTAAAATAA
- a CDS encoding phosphatase PAP2 family protein, translating to MNFKSIKYAMQLCIVLFLISLPLQAQDTSDTKPQIGTTQKVGDVLLIALPAATLGTSFIIGDEKGAWQFTKGLLLTTGVTYGLKYSVNKPRPDMSNDNSFPSGHTSTVFHSAGFIHMRYGFKYSIPAYALAGFTAASRIDSKKHDILDVLAGAAIGLGSNLLFTSEYQQEHMALTFSSDQQGYMLGFSYKF from the coding sequence ATGAATTTTAAATCTATCAAATATGCAATGCAACTATGCATTGTTTTATTTCTCATTTCTTTACCGCTACAGGCGCAAGATACGAGTGATACAAAACCTCAAATAGGAACCACTCAAAAAGTTGGGGACGTATTGTTAATTGCTTTACCAGCAGCAACATTAGGGACTTCTTTTATTATTGGAGATGAAAAAGGAGCTTGGCAATTTACTAAAGGTCTTTTGCTCACAACGGGTGTTACTTACGGTTTAAAATATAGTGTAAATAAACCGAGACCAGATATGAGCAATGATAATTCATTTCCCTCTGGTCACACCTCTACCGTATTTCATAGTGCAGGCTTTATCCATATGCGTTATGGTTTTAAATATAGTATTCCTGCATATGCTTTGGCAGGCTTTACAGCTGCCAGTAGAATAGATTCTAAAAAGCATGATATACTTGATGTCTTGGCAGGTGCAGCGATAGGTTTGGGGAGTAATCTCTTATTTACTTCGGAATATCAACAAGAGCACATGGCACTCACTTTTTCTAGTGATCAGCAAGGTTATATGCTTGGTTTTAGTTATAAATTTTAA
- the xerA gene encoding site-specific tyrosine recombinase/integron integrase, translating into MKKYSDSTVKNYVHSFEAFINYYKDKELFSLNENDIRLYIQKLVKENKSNSSINMAINSIKFYYEMVLGMPNRFYSIERPRKISKLPKVLSKEDIISIINHTNNIKHKCIISLLYSSGLRRNELLNLRLEDIDSKRMVIRVEQAKGNKDRYTVLNKIVLEDLRTYFKTHRPKIYLFENPMSQSKYSSSSVLKVVVNSAKIAGIKERVTPHILRHSFATHLLENGTDIRYIQMLLGHNSTKTTEIYTHVATNSFKRIKDLLT; encoded by the coding sequence TTGAAAAAATACTCGGACAGCACAGTAAAAAATTATGTACATAGTTTTGAGGCGTTTATTAATTATTATAAAGACAAAGAACTGTTCAGCCTTAACGAGAATGATATTAGACTATACATTCAAAAGTTAGTTAAGGAGAATAAGTCAAACTCTTCGATTAATATGGCCATAAACTCCATAAAGTTTTATTACGAAATGGTTTTGGGGATGCCCAATCGATTCTATTCCATAGAGAGACCGAGGAAAATATCTAAACTCCCCAAAGTACTATCTAAGGAAGACATTATCTCAATTATAAACCACACAAACAACATAAAGCATAAATGCATAATTAGTTTGCTCTATTCTTCAGGACTACGAAGAAACGAACTATTGAATCTTAGATTGGAAGACATTGATAGCAAAAGAATGGTCATTAGGGTAGAACAAGCAAAAGGCAATAAGGACCGATATACTGTTCTCAATAAAATTGTTCTCGAAGATTTGCGAACGTATTTTAAAACTCACAGACCTAAAATATATTTGTTTGAAAACCCTATGTCCCAATCTAAATATAGTAGCTCTAGCGTCTTAAAGGTTGTAGTTAATTCTGCCAAAATTGCAGGTATAAAAGAAAGAGTAACACCTCACATACTTAGACATAGCTTTGCAACACACTTATTGGAAAACGGAACGGATATTCGCTACATCCAAATGTTATTGGGTCATAATTCAACCAAGACAACAGAAATTTATACACATGTGGCCACTAATTCATTTAAAAGAATTAAAGATTTGCTAACTTAG
- a CDS encoding SUKH-4 family immunity protein, giving the protein MNDENFLNKWNKLELFKALNSSKNKFNLDQKSTEFLFDIGLPNDVLELSFDYLTEDLQTVNEAYKINDSNFDKYVCIGFNGSGDPIGLNIENREIVYLNHDDGFKEVYINGEIEKFARCGIEIIEFQNNLKKFKPESYFSTEFSDEELTQLQNKLTQIDNKIFDNDTHWNHTVEYWIWERQDERNKY; this is encoded by the coding sequence ATGAACGACGAAAACTTTTTGAATAAATGGAATAAGTTGGAGTTATTTAAAGCTCTAAATAGTTCCAAGAATAAATTTAATCTAGACCAAAAATCAACTGAATTCTTATTTGATATTGGACTTCCAAATGACGTTCTTGAATTAAGTTTCGATTATCTAACAGAGGACTTGCAGACAGTAAACGAGGCTTATAAAATTAATGATTCGAATTTCGACAAATATGTCTGTATTGGATTTAATGGTTCTGGAGACCCAATCGGACTTAATATTGAAAACAGAGAAATTGTTTATCTGAATCACGACGACGGATTTAAAGAAGTATATATTAATGGCGAAATAGAAAAATTCGCTCGTTGCGGAATTGAAATTATTGAGTTCCAAAACAATCTGAAAAAATTTAAACCAGAATCTTATTTCTCAACGGAATTTTCTGATGAGGAATTGACACAATTACAAAATAAACTGACTCAAATTGACAACAAAATTTTTGACAATGACACGCATTGGAATCATACTGTTGAATATTGGATTTGGGAAAGACAAGATGAACGAAATAAGTACTAA